The following nucleotide sequence is from Streptomyces caniferus.
CACACCGGTGCCCATGACACGGGTGCGTATGCCACGGGCGACGGCTATGACACCGGCGCCTACGACACCGGCGGCTACGCCTCGGCGCAGTGGGACACCGGCGGCTACGAGACCGGTGCCTACGACAGCGGCGCCTGGGCCACCACCGATTCGCAGGCGGCCGCCGCGGGCTACGACCCCTACGCCCACACCGCGTACGAGCCCCCGGCGCAGGACGCGACCGCCTACGCGGCCGGGTACGGGACAACGGGCTCGTACGAGACGACCGCCCACGAAGCCACTGCCTACGGGCACGGCGGGTACGAAACCGGGAGCTACCCCACCGGCACGTACGACACCGGGAGTTACGCCACCGTCGGGTACGACACCGCGGGCGCCTTCGACACCGGCGGCCAGCAGGCCACCGCGCTCCAGGAGACCGCGAGCCATGAGGCCACGGCGATCTGGTCGACCACGGACCGGAACCTGATCGCCGGCATCCCGGCCCAGGCCGGCCCGCCCCCGAACGACACCGTCCAGTGGGACACCACCGCCTGGGGCGAAACCCCGCACTCCGACACCGGCCAGTTCGACACCGGCCAGTTCGACACCGGTCAGCTCCACGTCGGTCAGCTCGACACCGATCCGTTCGACACCGACGTCTTCGAGGCCGGCCGGCCCGGGACCGACGACGGATCCCCGGACGAGGGCCGCCTCTTCGAGCACGCCGCCGACCCCGTCGACACCGGCGACGCCGCCGCCGTGGCGGACGCCATGACACAGGCCATGCCGATCACGGCCCCGGCCCCCGCCGGACGGCGGGGGCCGGACGCCGGGAAGGCCGTCCGCGGCCGAGGCCGCAAGCGCCCGGTGAAGCGGTCGGCACTGCTGACCGTCGCCGTCCCCTCCGTCGCCGCCATGGGCGTGTGCGCCGTGGCCGCCGCGTCCGTCACCGGCTTCACCGGGGACGACAAGGGCGAGGCGACCGCCCAGGCCGCGCCCGACCCGGGAGCCGTCAAACCGTCCGCGGCCAACAACAAGCTCGACACCCAGCTCGCCGGACTCAGCGCCAGCGCCGACGACTTCCGCGACCGGGCCAGCCGCACCCAGGAGCGGATCGACCTCAAGGAGCGCCAGGCGCTGGAGCGCAAGCGCAAGGCGGAGGAGGCGGCCCGCAAGGAGGCCGCCCGCCCCAAGTTCGTCCTGCCGGTCACCCAGCACGGGCTGAGCGCCACCTTCGGCCAGGCCGGTGTGAACTGGATGTCCGTGCACACCGGCATTGACTTCCCGGTCAGCTACGGCACCCCGGTCATGTCCGCCACCGACGGCACCATCCGCACCCAGTGGAACTCCGCCTACGGGAACATGGCGATCGTGACGGCGCCCGACGGCACCGAGACGTGGTACTGCCATCTGAGCAGCACCAAGATCCGGTCCGGGTCGGTCAAGGCCGGGGACCAGATCGCCTATTCGGGCAACTCCGGCAACTCCACGGGACCGCATCTGCACTTCGAGGTGCGCCCCGGCGGCGGCGCTGCGGTCGACCCGCAGCCCTGGCTGCGCGACCACGGCCTCAACCCGAACTGACCGCCGTCCCGCCGGGTGACGGGTCCCGTCACCCGGCCCGCGCGGCCGTTACAGCTTCTGCACCGGCGCATACCGCAGCAGCAGCCGCTTCGGCTTCTCGCCGCCGAAGTCGATCGTCGCCTCGGCGTTGTCGCCGCTGCCCTTGACGCCGACGACCGTGCCGAGCCCGAAGCTGTCGTGGGTGACCCGGTCGCCGATGACCAGGGAGACCACCGGCCGGTCACTGGTGCGACGGGTCGCGAAGCCGCTCGGGCCCTTGGCGCGCGACGACGACAGCGTGGAAGCGAATCCGCCGCCCTTGCCGCCCCCCGACATGCCGCCCATCGACGCGGACGGCGTCGCCGGGCCCGTGCGCTTCCACTCCACGTAGTCGACCGGGATCTCCTCCAGGAACCGGGAGGGCGGGTTGTACGAGGGCTGGCCCCAGGCGCTGCGCATCGTCGAGCGGGTGACGTAGAGCCGCTCACGGGCGCGGGTGATGCCGACATAGGCGAGCCGGCGCTCCTCCTCCAGCTCCTTGGTCTGGCCCAGCGAGCGCATGTGCGGGAAGACGCCGTCCTCCAGGCCGGTCAGGAAGACGACCGGGAACTCCAGACCCTTGGCGGTGTGCAGCGTCATGAGGGTGATCACGCCGCTGCCCTCCTCGTCCTCGTCCGGGATCTGGTCGGAGTCGGCGACCAGCGCGACCTGCTCCAGGAAGTCGGAGAGCGTGCCCGGATTCTCCTCGCCGCGGTCCTGCTCGAACTCCAGGGCCACGGCGGCGAGTTCCTGGAGGTTCTCGATCCGGGTCTCGTCCTGCGGGTCGGTGGAGGCCTGGAGTTCGGCGAGGTAGCCCGTACGCTCCAGGACCGCTTCCAGGATCGTGGCCGGGCTGGCACCGGACTCGACGATGGTGCGCAGCTCCTCCATGAGGACGTTGAAGCGCTTGACGGCGTTGGCCGAGCGGGCCGCCATGCCGTACGCCTCGTCGACCCGGCGCAGCGCCTGCGGGAAGGTGATCTTCTCGCGCAGCGACAGGGCATCGATCATCGCCTCGGCGCGGTCGCCGATGCCGCGCTTGGGGACGTTCAGGATGCGGCGGAGCGGGACGGTGTCCTCGGGGTTGGCGAGCACCCGGAGGTAGGCGAGGACGTCGCGGACCTCCTTGCGCTCGTAGAAGCGCACCCCGCCGACGACCTTGTAGGGCAGCCCGACCCGGATGAAGATCTCTTCGAAGACACGGGACTGGGCGTTGGTGCGGTAGAAGACGGCGACGTCGCCGGCCTTGGCGCCGCCGGCGTCCGTCAGCCGGTCGATCTCGTCGGCGACGAACTGCGCCTCGTCGTGCTCGGTGTCGGCGACATAGCCGGTGATCTTGGGGCCCGCGCCGGCGTCCGTCCAGAGGTTCTTCGGGCGGCGGTTCTCGTTGCGCTCGATGACGGCGTTGGCGGCGGACAGGATCGTCTGCGAGGAGCGGTAGTTCTGCTCCAGCAGGATCGTCGTCGCCTCCGGGTAGTCCTCCTCGAACTGGAGGATGTTGCGGATCGTGGCGCCGCGGAAGGCGTAGATCGACTGGTCGGCGTCACCGACGACGCACAGCTCGGCGGCGGGCATCTCGTCGGTACCGGGGCCGACCAGCTCGCGGACGAGGGTGTACTGGGCGTGGTTGGTGTCCTGGTACTCGTCGACGAGGACGTGGCGGAAGCGGCGGCGGTAGTGCTCGGAGACGTCCGGGAAGGCCTGGAGCAGATTGACCGTCGTCATGATGATGTCGTCGAAGTCCAGGGCGTTGGCCTCACGCAGCCGGGCCTGGTACATCGCATACGCCTCGGCGAGCGTCTTCTCGAACCCGTCGGCCGCGGTCCCGGCGAAGGTCTCCTCGTCGATGAGCTCGTTCTTGAGGTTGGAGATCTTCGCGCTGAAGGACTTGGGCGGGTAGCGCTTGGGGTCCAGGTCCAGATCGCGGCAGACCAGGGCCATCAGGCGCTTCGAATCGGCGGCGTCGTAGATCGAGAAGGAGGAGGTGAAGCCCAGCTTCTTGGACTCGCGGCGCAGGATGCGGACGCAGGCGCTGTGGAAGGTGGAGACCCACATGGCGTTCGCGCGCGGGCCGACGAGCTCCTCGACGCGCTCCTTCATCTCGCCCGCGGCCTTGTTCGTGAACGTGATCGCGAGTATCTGGCCGGGGTGGACATGGCGCTCGGCCAGCAGATGGGCGATGCGGTGGGTGAGCACCCGGGTCTTGCCGGAGCCGGCGCCGGCGACGATCAGCAGCGGGCCGCCCGTGTGCACCACGGCGGCCTTCTGCTCGTCGTTGAGCCCCTCCAGCAGCGCCGCCGGGTCGAGGGCGGGGCGGGCGGCGCCGTCGCGGTAGTACGCCTCTCTGGGCACGGGCGCGTCGAACCTCCCGCCGAAGAGGTCGGCGGGGATCTCCTCCGGGGCCGGACCGTGCTGGTCCTCGGGAGGAGGGGGTCCCCCCGCGTCGTTCAGACGTGGGGGAGGGTGCTCCTCCTCGCCCTTGTGGCCGAGGTCCGCCAGGAAGCTGTCGTCAAAGAGGCTGCTCATCGCCCACCGAGTCTAGGCCGCCGCACTGACAGCCCGCCGCGGAGTTGCCCATTGGCGACCGCTTCCGGGGCGAGCCGTGGCACCGCGGCAGGTCAGGCGGCCGGAACGACCGCAAACCGATCGGCGGCTCGTCTACCCGAATCCGACATCTGCCACAACAACCCCCGCATCGCGTTCAGGTCACGAAAAGGTTTCGGGCATATCGAACATCAGCCTTCACAGGAGCCACACGAGTTGGCTAACGTCCTCGCTCAGGCAGCCCGCATCCCCGTGGACGACAGCGTCCGCACGGGTCGCCGCGCCGAGTCCGGCCCTGCCATGAGGCACCCGGAGCCGGGGACCCACCAGCACCACCGGGGTGAATCGATCCGTACGGCCGTCACAGGCGGACGTCGGACCGTAGGGCAAGCCTTCCGTCATCGACACCGCCCGAACCCGACAGCTAACCCGGTAGGCGGTCCACGGAAGGAGTCGCCGGCCTTGGCGTCGCATCGCAAGCCGCGCACCAGCATTCTCACCTCACCCGGAGGCCGACGGACGGCAGTCGGGCTCACCACCGCCGCCCTCGCCTCGGCCACGCTGCTCTCGCAGTCCGCCGACGCGGCCCCCCGGGCGCCCAAGCCCACCATCGAAGAGGTCAAGCAGAAGGTCGACGGCCTCTACCACCAGGCCGAGGTGGCCACCCAGAAGTACAACGCCGCCAAGGAGCACGCCGACACCCAGCGCCACACCGTCGACGGGCTGCTGGACGCCGCCGCCAAGCGGGCCGAGAAGATGAACGAGTCCCGGCGTCGGCTGGGCACCTTCGCCTCGGCGCAGTACCGCACAGGCGGCATGAACCCGACGGCGCAGCTGATGCTCGCCAAGGACCCGCAGCAGTTCTTCGACCGCAGCCACCTCATGGAGCGGCTGACCGGCCGGCAGAAGGAAGCCGTCTCCGACTACCAGGAGCAGCAGGCGGCGGCCGCCCGGCAGCGGGCGGAGGCGACCCACAGCCTGGAGCGGCTGCAGACCTCACAGGCCTCCCTCAAGGAGTCCAAGCGGTCCGTCCAGGAAAAGCTGGCCGAGGCCAGGCAGCTGCTGTCCCAGCTGACCGCCCAGGAGAAGGCGCGGCTGGCGGAGCTGGAGCGCAAGAAGGAAGCGGCGGCCAAGCGCAGGGCCGAGGAGCAGGCGCGCCAGCAGCAGGAGCGCGAGCGCCGGCAGCAGCACGACGGGGGCGGTTCGGCCGGCGGGCAGACCGGGGGCGGCGCCGACACCGGCGGTTCGGCCGGCGGTTCGTCCTCCACCCAGGCCGAGAAGGCGCTCGCCTTCGCCCGCGCCCAGATGGGCAAGCCGTACGTCTGGGGCGCCACCGGCCCCAGCTCCTACGACTGCTCGGGACTGACCCAGGCCGCGTGGAAGGCCGCCGGCGTCAGTCTGCCGCGGACCACCTGGGACCAGGTCAAGGTCGGCCAGCGGGTCGCCACCAAGGACCTCAGGCCCGGTGACCTGGTCTTCTTCTACGACGACATCAGCCATGTCGGCATGTACATAGGCGGCGGCAAGATGATCCACGCCCCGCACCCGGGCGCCAACGTCCGGGAGGAGTCGATCTACTACATGCCGATCTACGGGAGCGTCCGCCCGGGCTGAGGCCCGGCCCGCGCCCGCACCGAACCACCCCCCACACGCCACCGCGCGGCCGTCGCCCTCCGCCGAGGAGTGCGATGACCGCGCGGTGTGCCGTGGAGGGACCTTGCCGTGGGCGCCCGGAGCCCTGTTCCCGGCGCCCGCCGCCGCGCTCAGGTCCAGAGCACGGCGATGAAGATGTTGGCCACCGTCAGCGCACCGACCGCGCCGAAGAGCGGCTTGGCGACCTTCTCCTCGTCCCGCTGGACGTAGACCAGCGCCAGGATGACCACCAGCACGGCCATCTTGATGCCGAGCTTGACGGTGTTGAGGCTGTGACCCTCGGCCTGGTTGAGGCCGACCAGCACGATGCCGGTGACCAGCATCGTCAGCGCGCCGTGCAGCATCGCCGGCACGAAGCGGGCGGTGCCCGCGCTCATCGCCTTCATCTGGGTGAGGAAGCCGCCCAGCAGCGAGGCGATGCCGATGATGTGCAGGGCGACGAAGAGATTGATTACTACGTCCATAGTGTCGGATCGTAGCCGCCGCATAGCACGGCGCTTCGGGCAGGGCGCCCACAATCGCCGCTTCGGTCAGGCCGGGCCCGGTCCCGGCCGGGTGGCCGCGGCGCCACGGTCACCCGCGCACCGACCACGGTCGAAAGCGAACAATCCCGGGCAAGCGCACTCATCGCCGCGACCCACAGGCTTAGCGTCCTCCTCCAGGCGGTCGACTCCCCGCCCTCGCCGGCCTCCCACCGGCGTCCTGTCGGCCGCCCCGCCGAGAGGTGCGGCGGCGGTCCGTTCCCTCGTTACGGACCGCCGCCGGGCCCACGGCTCGAAGGGAAGGAAGTGACGGCCACCGTGGCCTCGCACCGCAAGCCCCGGCAGCATCCGCTCGCCGCGCTCACCGGCGGCTCACGCAGCGCACGCACCGCCCGTACGGCCGCCACCCTGGCCCTGGCCGGCGCGGCCACCGCCACCGGCTTCGACGGCACCGGCCAGGCCGCGCCCCAGCTCACCCCCGCCCAGGTCAAGGAGCGGGTCCACGCGCTGTACCAGGAGGCAGAGGTGGCCACGCAGAGCTACGACGGCGCGAAGGAAGCCGCCGACACCGCACGCGAGGAGCTGAGCCGCCTGCAGGACGAGGCCGCCCGCAGGACCACGGAACTGAACGCCGCCCGCTCCGAGCTGGGCACCATGGCCGCGAGCCAGTACCGCTCCGGCGGCGTCGACCCGACCGTACGGCTGCTGCTGTCCGCGGACCCGCAGCGCTATCTGGACGGTGCCGCAGTCCTGGAGCGTGCGGACAGCCACCAGGCGACCGCGGTGGCCGGCTATGCGCGCCGGCTCGGCAGCGTACGGCAGGTCCAGCAGCGCGCCGAGGACACCGCACACCGGCTGGCGGAGACCGAGGCGGCGCTGAAGAAGCACCGCGTCACCATCGTCCACAAGCTGGGCGCCGCCGAGCAGTTGCTGAACCGCCTGACCGCGGAGCAGCGGCAGCGGATGGCGGGCCGAAGCGGCGCGCACGGCGCCGGCGAGCGCCGCGCGGACCGCGGAACGGGGCGCGGGGACGGCCTCCCCGACGGGGCCCGCACCGGCGCGGGAGCCGCCGCGGCGGCGGCGCAGGCCCCCGACTCCCGTGCCGCGCGGGCCGTCGCCTTCGCCTACGCCGCCCTCGGCAAGCCGTACGTCTGGGGCGCGACGGGCCCCTCCGCGTACGACTGCTCGGGGCTGACCCAGGCCGCCTGGAGGTCGGGCGGGGTGTCGCTGCCCCGTACGACCTACACCCAGATCAGCTCGGGACCGCGTATCGACAGGTCCCGACTCGCCCCCGGTGACCTGGTGTTCTTCTACTCCGGCATCAGCCATGTGGGGATCTACATCGGGGACGGCAAGATGATCCACGCGCCGCACCCGGGGGCGCCGGTACGGATCGCGCCGATCGACCAGATGCCGTTCGCGGCGGCGACCCGGCCTGCCTAGCTGCCGCGCCGGTCGCTCAGGCCCTGAGGCTCAGCCCTGAGCTGGGTCCCCAGCCACTGGAAGACCTGGGGCACCTGCTGCTTCCACACCGCCGTGGTGTGGCCGCCGGCGCCCGAGATCTGCTGGACGTTCACCGTCGTCGGGAACCGCGCCAGCTGCCGCAGGCCGAGACCGGCCTGGTAGCCGTCGCCCGCCGCGCCCGTCACGTACAGGGCCGTGCGCGGCGGCCGCCCCGTCGCGTTGGCGGACTTCAGGATGTGCATCGGGTTGGACTCGATGCGCAGCTTGGGGTCCTTGCCGGCCAGGGAGTCGCGTTCGAGGGCCGGGTCGTTGTAGCCGGACAGGGAGACCGCGGCGCGGTAGCGGTCCGGGTGGGACAGGGCGAGCTTGGTGGCGCAGTGGGCGCCCGCCGAGTAGCCGGCCAGGGCCCAGGCGTCCGGCTTGTCGCCCGCCCGGAAGTTGTCGACGATCATCTTGCGGACGTCGACGGTCAGCCAGCTGTCGGCGTTGACCTTCCCGGGGAGGTTGACGCAGCCGGTGTCCGCGCCGGGCAGGAGGTTGGTACGCGGCGCCACCAGGATGACCGGCCTGATCTGGCCGCGCTGCATCAGCGGCTGGAGCTGCTCGGCCACCCGCAGCGACCCCATCCAGGACTTCGCCGACCCCGGGTAGCCGGGCAGCAGCTCGACCACCGGGAACCTCTTGTTCCGGTAGGCCGGGTCGTTGTACTGCGGCGGCAGCCATACGTACACCTCGCCCGCCACGCCCGAGATCCGGCCCCTGAGGTCGGTCATCTGGACGCCCGGGCCCACCTGGGGGTCGTCGGCCGGGCGGAAACGCTGGAGCTGCTTGGGCTCGTTCTTGATCTGCTGCCCGCCCATGCCGTCGGGGCCGAGGTCCCGGGCCGCCTCGACATGGCTGCCGGTGCCGAGCAGGTCGTCCCAGGTGTCGTAGAGATTATTGGCGTTGTTGACCAGAACGAAGACCACGGTGATGGCCGTGACCTGGGCGAACAGCAGCATCAGCAGCCGGGCGAGGCTGCGCAGCAGGGGCGGCCCGGCTATTCGGCCCCACAGGGCGAGCGGCAGGACGAAGGCAACGATCAACAGCGTGACCGAGGTGAGGAAGAAGGGCGTGCCCGTCAGGCTCATCGGGATCTCGCTTCCAGGACAAACTACGCGAAGGACGTGGGGATGGTTCCGGCCCCGCCTCCGGCAGTGAGCCTCTCCGCGCCCTTAGATGGTGATCCGCGTGGTCCTGGTTGCCCGTCTTCAGCCGTTCTTTACGTTCCGCCCCGCGGCGGCCGTGTCATCCGGCCGCCGAACGGCGTGTGCAGGTCAGACCAGTCGCCGGGCGGCGGCCCAGCGGGTCAGCTCATGGCGGTTGGAGAGCTGGAGCTTGCGCAGCACCGCGGAGACGTGGGATTCCACGGTCTTCACGGAGATGAACAGCTGCTTGGCGATTTCCTTGTACGCATAGCCGCGGGCGATCAGCCGCAGGACCTCGCGCTCGCGCTGGGTGAGGCGGTCGAGGTCCTCGTCGACCGGCGGGGCGTCCGTCGAGGCGAAGGCGTCCAGAACGAAGCCGGCCAGCCGCGGGGAGAACACCGCATCGCCGTCGGACACCCGGAAGACCGCGTCCACCAGGTCCGTGCCGGTGATGGTCTTGGTGACATAGCCGCGGGCGCCGCCGCGGATGACCCCGATGACGTCCTCGGCCGCATCGGAGACGGAGAGCGCCAGGAAGCGGACCGGGCGCTCCGCGTCGCCCATCATCGCGGCGCTGCGGCGCAGCACTTCGACCCCGCCGCCCCCGGGGAGGTGGACGTCCAGCAGGACGACCTCGGGGCGGGTGGCCGTGATGACCGTGAGCGCCTGGTCGACGTCGGCCGCCTCGCCGACCACCTCGACGCCGGTGCGCTCCGTCTCGCCGATCTCGGCCTGGACGCCCGTACGGAACATCCGGTGGTCGTCGACCAGCACGACCCGTACGGTC
It contains:
- a CDS encoding M23 family metallopeptidase — encoded protein: MNDRHPSGAPLPTGSASDASYAHYPAYDSYGQQQSSSGTAEYGDGDPLFGSLPGSYETGMYDTGTYDAGMYDTGTHSTGAYGTSAYGTGTFHTGAHDTGAYATGDGYDTGAYDTGGYASAQWDTGGYETGAYDSGAWATTDSQAAAAGYDPYAHTAYEPPAQDATAYAAGYGTTGSYETTAHEATAYGHGGYETGSYPTGTYDTGSYATVGYDTAGAFDTGGQQATALQETASHEATAIWSTTDRNLIAGIPAQAGPPPNDTVQWDTTAWGETPHSDTGQFDTGQFDTGQLHVGQLDTDPFDTDVFEAGRPGTDDGSPDEGRLFEHAADPVDTGDAAAVADAMTQAMPITAPAPAGRRGPDAGKAVRGRGRKRPVKRSALLTVAVPSVAAMGVCAVAAASVTGFTGDDKGEATAQAAPDPGAVKPSAANNKLDTQLAGLSASADDFRDRASRTQERIDLKERQALERKRKAEEAARKEAARPKFVLPVTQHGLSATFGQAGVNWMSVHTGIDFPVSYGTPVMSATDGTIRTQWNSAYGNMAIVTAPDGTETWYCHLSSTKIRSGSVKAGDQIAYSGNSGNSTGPHLHFEVRPGGGAAVDPQPWLRDHGLNPN
- the pcrA gene encoding DNA helicase PcrA, translating into MSSLFDDSFLADLGHKGEEEHPPPRLNDAGGPPPPEDQHGPAPEEIPADLFGGRFDAPVPREAYYRDGAARPALDPAALLEGLNDEQKAAVVHTGGPLLIVAGAGSGKTRVLTHRIAHLLAERHVHPGQILAITFTNKAAGEMKERVEELVGPRANAMWVSTFHSACVRILRRESKKLGFTSSFSIYDAADSKRLMALVCRDLDLDPKRYPPKSFSAKISNLKNELIDEETFAGTAADGFEKTLAEAYAMYQARLREANALDFDDIIMTTVNLLQAFPDVSEHYRRRFRHVLVDEYQDTNHAQYTLVRELVGPGTDEMPAAELCVVGDADQSIYAFRGATIRNILQFEEDYPEATTILLEQNYRSSQTILSAANAVIERNENRRPKNLWTDAGAGPKITGYVADTEHDEAQFVADEIDRLTDAGGAKAGDVAVFYRTNAQSRVFEEIFIRVGLPYKVVGGVRFYERKEVRDVLAYLRVLANPEDTVPLRRILNVPKRGIGDRAEAMIDALSLREKITFPQALRRVDEAYGMAARSANAVKRFNVLMEELRTIVESGASPATILEAVLERTGYLAELQASTDPQDETRIENLQELAAVALEFEQDRGEENPGTLSDFLEQVALVADSDQIPDEDEEGSGVITLMTLHTAKGLEFPVVFLTGLEDGVFPHMRSLGQTKELEEERRLAYVGITRARERLYVTRSTMRSAWGQPSYNPPSRFLEEIPVDYVEWKRTGPATPSASMGGMSGGGKGGGFASTLSSSRAKGPSGFATRRTSDRPVVSLVIGDRVTHDSFGLGTVVGVKGSGDNAEATIDFGGEKPKRLLLRYAPVQKL
- a CDS encoding C40 family peptidase, encoding MASHRKPRTSILTSPGGRRTAVGLTTAALASATLLSQSADAAPRAPKPTIEEVKQKVDGLYHQAEVATQKYNAAKEHADTQRHTVDGLLDAAAKRAEKMNESRRRLGTFASAQYRTGGMNPTAQLMLAKDPQQFFDRSHLMERLTGRQKEAVSDYQEQQAAAARQRAEATHSLERLQTSQASLKESKRSVQEKLAEARQLLSQLTAQEKARLAELERKKEAAAKRRAEEQARQQQERERRQQHDGGGSAGGQTGGGADTGGSAGGSSSTQAEKALAFARAQMGKPYVWGATGPSSYDCSGLTQAAWKAAGVSLPRTTWDQVKVGQRVATKDLRPGDLVFFYDDISHVGMYIGGGKMIHAPHPGANVREESIYYMPIYGSVRPG
- a CDS encoding C40 family peptidase; protein product: MTATVASHRKPRQHPLAALTGGSRSARTARTAATLALAGAATATGFDGTGQAAPQLTPAQVKERVHALYQEAEVATQSYDGAKEAADTAREELSRLQDEAARRTTELNAARSELGTMAASQYRSGGVDPTVRLLLSADPQRYLDGAAVLERADSHQATAVAGYARRLGSVRQVQQRAEDTAHRLAETEAALKKHRVTIVHKLGAAEQLLNRLTAEQRQRMAGRSGAHGAGERRADRGTGRGDGLPDGARTGAGAAAAAAQAPDSRAARAVAFAYAALGKPYVWGATGPSAYDCSGLTQAAWRSGGVSLPRTTYTQISSGPRIDRSRLAPGDLVFFYSGISHVGIYIGDGKMIHAPHPGAPVRIAPIDQMPFAAATRPA
- a CDS encoding alpha/beta hydrolase; the protein is MSLTGTPFFLTSVTLLIVAFVLPLALWGRIAGPPLLRSLARLLMLLFAQVTAITVVFVLVNNANNLYDTWDDLLGTGSHVEAARDLGPDGMGGQQIKNEPKQLQRFRPADDPQVGPGVQMTDLRGRISGVAGEVYVWLPPQYNDPAYRNKRFPVVELLPGYPGSAKSWMGSLRVAEQLQPLMQRGQIRPVILVAPRTNLLPGADTGCVNLPGKVNADSWLTVDVRKMIVDNFRAGDKPDAWALAGYSAGAHCATKLALSHPDRYRAAVSLSGYNDPALERDSLAGKDPKLRIESNPMHILKSANATGRPPRTALYVTGAAGDGYQAGLGLRQLARFPTTVNVQQISGAGGHTTAVWKQQVPQVFQWLGTQLRAEPQGLSDRRGS
- a CDS encoding LuxR C-terminal-related transcriptional regulator, coding for MSSEGAQQGRAGGAAEGRTVRVVLVDDHRMFRTGVQAEIGETERTGVEVVGEAADVDQALTVITATRPEVVLLDVHLPGGGGVEVLRRSAAMMGDAERPVRFLALSVSDAAEDVIGVIRGGARGYVTKTITGTDLVDAVFRVSDGDAVFSPRLAGFVLDAFASTDAPPVDEDLDRLTQREREVLRLIARGYAYKEIAKQLFISVKTVESHVSAVLRKLQLSNRHELTRWAAARRLV